The following coding sequences lie in one Glycine max cultivar Williams 82 chromosome 19, Glycine_max_v4.0, whole genome shotgun sequence genomic window:
- the LOC100810885 gene encoding homeobox-leucine zipper protein HOX11, whose amino-acid sequence MELALSLGDTPKPFSLPAKNDSVSFKIALGDDKRVSSDPPVQLDLLPSTPVLPSSRLRIPWLSDALGMERVTSEIPVRAVDDTDDGAALSSPNSAVSSFQMDFCFRNSRKSCEGASDEDDENGSTRKKLRLSKQQSVFLEESFKEHTTLNPKQKLALAKQLNLRPRQVEVWFQNRRARTKLKQTEVDCEYLKRCCESLTEENRRLQKELQELRALKTCQPFFMQLPATTLTMCPSCERVATNTTTTGAAAAAATTNNYNNVASAPMATNNNSVSQISAVLSVDRQARNIALT is encoded by the exons ATGGAGCTAGCTTTGAGCTTAGGCGACACACCCAAGCCCTTCTCTTTGCCCGCAAAAAATGATTCTGTGAGTTTCAAAATAGCACTGGGTGACGACAAAAGGGTTTCTTCAGATCCACCCGTTCAGCTCGACCTTCTTCCTTCAACACCAGTTCTTCCTTCTTCACGCCTTCGAATTCCATGGCTCTCCGATGCAC TGGGTATGGAACGTGTGACATCAGAGATTCCGGTGAGGGCGGTGGATGACACTGACGATGGTGCTGCACTTTCATCCCCCAACAGTGCAGTGTCATCTTTTCAGATGGATTTTTGTTTCAGGAACAGTAGAAAGTCTTGTGAGGGTGCCAGCGACGAGGACGACGAAAATGGCTCAACAAGGAAGAAACTTAGACTCTCCAAACAACAATCAGTTTTCCTCGAAGAGAGCTTCAAAGAACACACCACTCTCAATCCC AAGCAAAAACTTGCGCTTGCAAAACAGTTAAATCTCCGTCCACGTCAAGTGGAAGTTTGGTTTCAGAACAGAAGGGCAAG GACAAAGTTGAAGCAGACAGAGGTGGATTGTGAGTACTTAAAGAGATGTTGCGAGAGTCTGACAGAAGAGAATAGGAGGTTGCAGAAGGAACTGCAAGAACTGAGGGCTTTGAAAACATGTCAGCCATTTTTCATGCAGCTTCCAGCTACCACTCTCACCATGTGTCCCTCCTGTGAACGCGTCGCCaccaacaccaccaccaccggCGCCGCCGCCGCAGCTGCCACAACCAACAATTATAATAATGTCGCTTCTGCCCCCATGGCCACCAACAATAATAGCGTTTCTCAAATCTCTGCCGTGTTGTCTGTTGATCGACAAGCCCGTAATATTGCCCTGACCTAA
- the LOC100811425 gene encoding protein trichome birefringence, producing the protein MADATKYVPIGGGNVATDLKSLSFILKTKKTVAAAYAFILAFVAFTVFLAFSPSPNASSPWFTNIFSPASTTDGSYKPQIPNIFSLLFPNSSDPLHNNTNSSRSPYPNTTTESQTLKETSLENRTQTTLVNSTQDAVPVPTTNQTTDSHAPSLEVKFPPPLASKEPPGVVKNQTFNSGEAKPMSTNQTTNATATATNVSVSFPVQNVPNQNTSSNSSVKVDSVKGVVVSNDNYTASLARKQSNGKKDHAKGSDESMESLMKCDFFDGEWVKDDAYPLYKPDSCSLIDEQFNCIRNGRPDKDYQKYKWKPKDCTLPRLDAHRMLQLLRGKRLVFVGDSLNRNMWESLICILRNAVKNKHNVFEANGRVHFRGEAAYSFIFKDYHFSVELFVSPFLVQEGEMTDKNGTKKETLRLDLVGKSSSQYKDADILVFNTGHWWTHDKTSKGQDYYQEGSHVYAELNVLEAFRRALTTWSKWVDANINPSKTMVFFRGYSASHFSGGQWNSGGQCDSETDPIDNEKYLTEYPDKMKVLEKVLKNMKTHVTYQNITRMTDFRKDGHPSIYRKQNLSPEERKSPLRFQDCSHWCLPGVPDLWNEVLYAELLLREYQNQHEQKHR; encoded by the exons ATGGCTGATGCCACCAAGTATGTTCCCATCGGTGGTGGCAATGTGGCCACGGACCTCAAGAGCCTCTCTTTCATTctcaaaaccaaaaaaacagtGGCTGCTGCATACGCTTTCATACTCGCCTTCGTCGCTTTCACTGTTTTCTTAGCCTTTTCTCCTTCCCCAAACGCTTCCTCCCCCTGGTTCACCAACATATTCTCCCCCGCATCCACCACCGATGGTTCCTACAAGCCTCAAATTCCCAacattttctctctccttttccCAAACTCCTCTGATCCCCTGCACAATAACACTAACTCTTCTAGATCTCCTTATCCAAACACAACCACTGAATCTCAAACACTCAAAGAAACCTCTTTGGAAAACAGAACACAAACAACCTTAGTGAATTCAACCCAAGATGCAGTTCCTGTTCCAACCACAAACCAGACCACGGATTCTCACGCGCCAAGTTTGGAGGTGAAGTTTCCACCACCCCTTGCTAGTAAGGAACCACCAGGTGTTGTAAAAAACCAGACTTTTAACTCTGGTGAAGCTAAACCTATGAGCACAAATCAAACTACAAATGCTACTGCAACTGCAACCAATGTTTCAGTGAGTTTCCCTGTCCAGAATGTTCCAAATCAGAACACGAGTTCTAATTCTTCGGTGAAGGTGGATTCGGTAAAGGGTGTTGTTGTGTCGAATGATAATTACACGGCTTCTCTGGCGAGGAAACAGAGCAATGGGAAGAAGGATCACGCTAAGGGGAGCGATGAATCGATGGAGTCTCTGATGAAGTGTGATTTTTTTGATGGAGAGTGGGTTAAGGATGATGCCTATCCACTCTAtaagccagattcttgctctttgATTGATGAACAGTTCAATTGTATTAGGAATGGAAGGCCTGATAAGGATTATCAGAAGTATAAGTGGAAGCCAAAGGATTGCACCCTTCCAAG GTTGGATGCGCATCGAATGCTGCAATTGTTGAGAGGGAAACGACTGGTTTTCGTTGGCGATTCGCTCAATAGGAACATGTGGGAGTCATTGATTTGCATACTGAGAAATGCTgtgaaaaataaacacaatgTTTTTGAAGCAAATGGAAGAGTCCATTTTAGAGGCGAAGCCgcatattcatttattttcaaa GATTATCACTTCTCGGTGGAGCTTTTTGTGTCTCCATTCTTGGTTCAAGAAGGGGAAATGACTGATAAGAACGGGACAAAGAAGGAAACACTTCGTCTCGATTTGGTTGGTAAATCTTCATCTCAATACAAAGATGCAGATATTCTCGTCTTCAACACTGGCCACTGGTGGACTCATGATAAAACTTCTAAAGG GCAGGACTATTACCAAGAAGGTAGCCATGTGTATGCTGAATTAAACGTTCTTGAGGCATTCAGAAGAGCTTTAACGACTTGGAGCAAGTGGGTTGATGCCAACATAAATCCGTCCAAGACCATGGTCTTCTTCAGAGGCTATTCTGCTTCCCATTTCAG TGGTGGACAATGGAATTCAGGTGGACAATGTGATAGTGAAACTGATCCAATTGACAATGAGAAGTATCTAACCGAGTATCCAGATAAAATGAAGGTTTTGGAGAAGGTGCTAAAGAATATGAAAACCCATGTGACCTACCAAAACATCACTAGAATGACAGATTTCCGGAAGGATGGTCACCCCTCAATATACAGGAAGCAAAATCTATCACCGGAGGAAAGAAAATCACCTTTGAGATTCCAAGACTGCAGCCATTGGTGCCTTCCGGGTGTTCCTGATTTATGGAATGAAGTTCTCTATGCTGAACTTCTATTGAGAGAGTATCAGAATCAGCATGAGCAGAAGCATAGGTAA